One part of the Nocardioides zeae genome encodes these proteins:
- a CDS encoding metallophosphoesterase: MTEAPAAAPGSSRGRLRRRTARVVTVVGLLAAWVVIAGVVGMMLFLGSSRETVIAGHDAVVRPTLDRHAVVEPGAILPDVRLPIDSPVGVEVRLGKTEAATTEELVSRYAFIASQPDAQIQKVTDLVADMAVSAALRGAVAGAVPVALWLLLGARRRRELVRGVVSRRGLASGTALAVAAVLIWQPWDGDDVTTGETQDEDDTWITLAEFLGPEVPLPAEAASLELRSDVTTTQSRRLIESAVSTYDTSLTFYSEAVDKVDDLELRQPEDDETVVVFVTDRHDNIGMDPVARAIGDAAGATAVFDGGDDTSTGQPWEAFSLDSVQRAFSDYDRWSVIGNHDHGDFVGDYLGDLGWTRLDGSVVDGPADSTLMGIDDPRSSGLGNWRDEPGLTFDEVRDRITEDACASEERINTLLVHDASLGRDALSAGCVDLVIGGHIHVRSGPTPVEGENGEIGYTFTSGTTGGAAYAIAVGSKPRRQAETTLITYRDGRPVGMQWVILQPNGRFDVGEYVPLEYAAEDVEQPIEPTAPTGPTDVVPLEDGDGGDASTGDGSETQAP, encoded by the coding sequence GTGACCGAGGCTCCGGCTGCTGCTCCTGGTTCCTCTCGCGGGCGGCTCCGCCGTCGTACGGCGCGGGTCGTCACCGTCGTCGGGCTCCTGGCCGCCTGGGTGGTCATCGCCGGCGTCGTCGGGATGATGCTCTTCCTCGGCAGCAGCCGGGAGACGGTGATCGCCGGCCACGACGCGGTCGTGCGCCCGACGCTCGACCGGCACGCGGTGGTCGAGCCGGGCGCGATCCTGCCCGACGTGCGGCTGCCGATCGACAGCCCCGTCGGGGTCGAGGTGCGCCTCGGCAAGACGGAGGCGGCGACGACGGAGGAGCTGGTGTCGCGCTACGCGTTCATCGCCTCCCAGCCCGACGCCCAGATCCAGAAGGTGACGGACCTCGTCGCCGACATGGCGGTCTCCGCGGCGCTGCGCGGGGCGGTGGCGGGCGCCGTACCGGTCGCCCTCTGGCTGCTCCTCGGCGCCCGGCGGCGCCGTGAGCTCGTGCGGGGCGTGGTGAGTCGTCGCGGTCTCGCGTCGGGGACGGCGCTGGCCGTGGCCGCCGTGCTGATCTGGCAGCCGTGGGACGGCGACGACGTCACGACGGGGGAGACCCAGGACGAGGACGACACCTGGATCACGCTGGCCGAGTTCCTCGGCCCCGAGGTGCCGCTGCCCGCGGAGGCGGCGTCGCTGGAGCTCCGCTCCGACGTGACGACGACACAGTCGCGGCGTCTCATCGAGAGCGCGGTGTCGACCTACGACACGTCGCTGACGTTCTACTCCGAGGCCGTCGACAAGGTGGACGACCTCGAGCTGCGGCAGCCGGAGGACGACGAGACGGTGGTCGTGTTCGTCACCGACCGCCACGACAACATCGGCATGGACCCGGTGGCCCGCGCGATCGGTGACGCGGCCGGGGCGACCGCCGTGTTCGACGGCGGCGACGACACGTCGACCGGCCAGCCGTGGGAGGCATTCTCGCTCGACTCGGTGCAGCGGGCGTTCTCCGACTACGACCGCTGGTCGGTCATCGGCAACCACGACCACGGCGACTTCGTGGGGGACTACCTGGGCGACCTCGGGTGGACGCGGCTCGACGGCTCCGTGGTCGACGGTCCGGCGGACTCCACGCTCATGGGCATCGACGACCCGCGCTCCTCGGGTCTCGGCAACTGGCGCGACGAGCCGGGCCTGACCTTCGACGAGGTGCGGGACCGGATCACCGAGGACGCCTGCGCGTCGGAGGAGCGGATCAACACGCTGCTCGTGCACGACGCCTCGCTGGGCCGGGACGCGCTGTCGGCAGGGTGCGTCGACCTGGTGATCGGTGGCCACATCCACGTGCGCTCCGGGCCGACGCCGGTCGAGGGCGAGAACGGGGAGATCGGCTACACGTTCACTTCTGGAACAACCGGGGGTGCCGCCTATGCGATCGCCGTCGGGAGCAAGCCGCGCCGCCAGGCGGAGACCACGCTCATCACCTACCGCGACGGCCGGCCGGTCGGGATGCAGTGGGTGATCCTGCAGCCCAACGGGCGGTTCGACGTGGGGGAGTACGTGCCGCTGGAGTACGCCGCGGAGGACGTCGAGCAGCCGATCGAGCCGACCGCGCCGACGGGGCCGACGGACGTGGTGCCGTTGGAGGACGGTGACGGCGGGGATGCCTCGACGGGGGACGGGTCGGAGACGCAGGCGCCGTAG
- the rlmB gene encoding 23S rRNA (guanosine(2251)-2'-O)-methyltransferase RlmB, translating into MAGNSQRRGSVRKSSKGNPTAGSGGRVRRGLEGKGPTPRAEDREYHKTHKAKKAKERLAAKRSSSPRAQRKRGSGDAEWIAGRNPVVDALREGVPINALYVAEGAERDGRLREAFAEAAERTIPLLEVSRSELDRLTSGAVHQGLAARIPPYEYAHPDDLLDRADELGEPALIVALDSVTDPRNLGAVVRSAAAFGAHGVLIPERRAAGMTASAWKTSAGAAARIPVAQTVNLNRQLKAYADAGLMVVGLAAEGDVELPALDLSDGPLVVVVGSEGAGLSRLVREHCDQLVSIPMANDVESLNAGVAASVALYAVAQARLAGS; encoded by the coding sequence ATGGCGGGCAACTCCCAGCGACGCGGATCGGTCCGCAAGAGCTCGAAGGGCAACCCCACCGCGGGGTCCGGCGGGCGCGTGCGGCGTGGTCTCGAGGGCAAGGGGCCGACGCCGCGTGCCGAGGACCGCGAGTACCACAAGACCCACAAGGCGAAGAAGGCCAAGGAGCGCCTCGCCGCGAAGCGCTCGTCGTCCCCGCGCGCGCAGCGCAAGCGCGGCAGCGGCGACGCCGAGTGGATCGCCGGGCGCAACCCCGTCGTCGACGCGCTCCGCGAGGGCGTGCCGATCAACGCGCTGTACGTCGCGGAGGGCGCCGAGCGCGACGGCCGGCTGCGCGAGGCGTTCGCCGAGGCCGCCGAGCGGACGATCCCGCTGCTCGAGGTGAGCCGCAGCGAGCTCGACCGCCTGACCTCCGGTGCGGTGCACCAGGGCCTGGCGGCGCGGATCCCGCCCTACGAGTACGCCCACCCCGACGACCTCCTCGACCGAGCGGACGAGCTCGGCGAGCCCGCGCTCATCGTCGCCCTCGACTCGGTGACGGACCCGCGCAACCTGGGTGCCGTCGTACGGTCGGCCGCGGCGTTCGGCGCCCACGGCGTCCTCATCCCGGAGCGCCGTGCGGCGGGCATGACCGCGTCGGCGTGGAAGACGTCCGCCGGTGCGGCCGCTCGCATCCCGGTGGCGCAGACGGTGAACCTCAACCGGCAGCTGAAGGCCTACGCCGACGCCGGGCTCATGGTCGTCGGCCTCGCGGCCGAGGGCGACGTGGAGCTCCCGGCCCTCGACCTGTCCGACGGCCCGCTCGTCGTGGTCGTCGGTTCCGAGGGCGCCGGTCTGTCGCGGCTCGTGCGCGAGCACTGCGACCAGCTCGTCTCGATCCCCATGGCCAACGACGTCGAGTCGCTCAACGCGGGTGTCGCGGCCTCCGTGGCGCTCTACGCCGTCGCGCAGGCGAGGCTCGCCGGCTCGTGA
- a CDS encoding P-loop ATPase, Sll1717 family: MNAPVPLRDLRFGHLDASQEAAEDPDLLREGYYDYREAAYAVASGSAFVLLGPKGSGKSAVLEHLRLRWADQWDHFLQRWDLRGFPVSDVTQIKMGQSPGSSRNQAAWELLLLLKIYESLSEDQGVQPAGDVERIVDWLRGQGLLTPNWAASVSKWTASEFKLDLKIVSATWGTQGPSNALEASAFLRDKLVYLRTDSRHVIAIDGLDSFFFELDDEWASLGGLMQALLSLNLHMRECGLRITVVAALRSDIFDLLPGGENNKLKPNAVHLDWHAHGIGRDNHLWRLLTEKVRVHRPEVTNLVSHYLSRPISIGPHTEMTTYLLEHTRLLPRDAVALMSYLQRCYGGIKSVPEDNAKEAVRRYCEEYFVGEIFDNLSGVVDTVTPRKMAAFKDALRSVPAKIFGLSDLETELDGALDKSEVRDLLRQMFKTGGIGIFNRNAGYIDFVFRKVSGAAFTTSREFVLHEALVKAWNRPHRTYD; this comes from the coding sequence TTGAACGCTCCAGTGCCGCTCAGGGATCTCCGGTTCGGGCATCTGGATGCCAGTCAGGAGGCAGCGGAGGATCCCGATCTCCTTCGCGAGGGCTACTACGACTATCGAGAAGCCGCCTACGCGGTTGCCAGCGGCAGCGCGTTCGTGCTGCTGGGTCCGAAAGGCTCGGGGAAGTCCGCCGTTCTGGAGCACTTGAGACTCCGATGGGCCGACCAGTGGGACCACTTCCTCCAGCGATGGGACCTCCGCGGATTTCCCGTCAGCGACGTAACCCAGATCAAGATGGGCCAGTCCCCTGGGTCATCGCGGAATCAGGCCGCCTGGGAGCTGCTCCTACTTCTCAAGATCTACGAGTCTCTGAGCGAAGATCAGGGCGTCCAGCCAGCCGGCGACGTCGAACGGATCGTTGACTGGCTCAGAGGTCAGGGGCTTTTAACACCCAACTGGGCCGCGAGTGTCAGCAAGTGGACGGCCAGCGAGTTCAAGCTGGACCTGAAAATTGTGTCGGCGACATGGGGTACCCAAGGACCGTCGAACGCCCTCGAGGCTTCGGCATTCCTACGGGACAAGCTCGTGTATCTGCGGACAGACAGCCGCCACGTGATTGCAATCGACGGGCTGGACTCCTTCTTCTTCGAGCTCGATGACGAGTGGGCGTCGCTCGGTGGGTTGATGCAAGCGCTACTGTCGCTCAACCTCCACATGCGCGAGTGCGGTCTGAGAATCACCGTCGTCGCCGCCCTGAGGTCAGACATCTTTGATCTGCTTCCAGGCGGCGAGAACAACAAGCTCAAGCCGAATGCCGTGCACCTTGATTGGCACGCGCACGGGATTGGGCGAGACAATCACCTGTGGCGACTTCTGACCGAGAAGGTTCGCGTTCATCGCCCAGAAGTCACGAACCTTGTTTCGCACTACTTGTCTCGACCGATCTCAATTGGGCCACATACCGAGATGACCACTTACCTATTGGAGCACACGCGACTCCTGCCACGGGACGCGGTCGCGCTCATGTCGTACCTGCAGCGGTGTTATGGCGGGATCAAGTCGGTTCCCGAAGATAATGCAAAGGAAGCTGTCCGTCGCTACTGCGAGGAGTACTTCGTAGGCGAGATCTTCGACAACCTATCGGGCGTCGTCGACACGGTGACGCCTCGGAAAATGGCGGCGTTCAAGGACGCCCTGAGATCGGTTCCGGCCAAGATCTTTGGATTGTCGGACCTCGAAACGGAACTTGATGGCGCTCTCGACAAGTCGGAGGTCCGCGACTTACTTCGGCAGATGTTCAAAACGGGTGGTATCGGGATCTTCAACCGGAACGCCGGATACATCGACTTTGTGTTTCGTAAGGTCTCAGGCGCCGCCTTCACCACATCGCGCGAGTTCGTGCTGCACGAGGCACTCGTGAAGGCGTGGAACCGTCCACATCGCACGTACGACTGA
- a CDS encoding ATP-dependent nuclease produces MRIRRIDIENFRGIKSASWRLPADRRFFALIGPGDATKTTVLTAIERALHDRAGLSVLDTDFFGATVDEALRIRVAVGDLPDDLLAIDAFGGFLSGIDQNGEWTHDPADESERCIIVELLVEADLDPIWQSYRPPLKGMDDEDPYPIRARHRTKMTAYRIDDRVDAHLRWSRTSSLGKLTVSRDDTRATLTHAGRKAREAAAEAVTDSLKELAQEVQTQVQAIGTTRFGDLRPGLDTSLSNTQGNLALFDGAVPLTNFGLGTRRLTGAATQQLANQGTATLLVDEVEHGLEPHRLVHLLRHLRTSDAFSQVFVTTHSPTALMHLEPEDLVMVRSSGGLTDLKPLDEPAELRPLLKACPEAFLARRVVINEGKTEYGVVLEHLEEWDADTESDAVPSAALGVVAVEGNGGTGSANRAAQFLNLGYDVVLFVDSDDENANNLADQVAADGASVIRWEGCHSIETAVCAELTEAGLTAFIEAAIEVADDPESALTVYANALVANGAPDSSAGAETLDVSTWAATGLDLHQARDIVGKTAKGKKNVRGWFKRVDKGRRLGRFILDSTDLEGGEVESKIGALRGAIYAPAEAAKKTVVSEQTTASLEEPAGTEGQAGDQAAGPPDEDSATQEP; encoded by the coding sequence ATGCGAATTCGCCGGATCGACATCGAGAACTTCCGCGGCATCAAGTCCGCGTCGTGGCGTTTACCGGCGGACCGTCGGTTCTTCGCGCTCATCGGGCCCGGGGACGCCACCAAGACCACCGTCCTCACTGCCATCGAGCGAGCCCTTCACGACCGCGCTGGCCTCAGCGTCTTGGACACCGACTTCTTCGGTGCGACCGTCGATGAGGCATTGCGAATCCGTGTAGCAGTGGGTGACCTCCCCGACGACCTGCTTGCCATTGATGCCTTCGGTGGGTTCTTGTCTGGTATCGACCAGAATGGCGAGTGGACCCACGACCCGGCCGACGAGTCCGAGCGTTGCATCATCGTGGAGCTCCTCGTTGAGGCCGACTTGGACCCGATCTGGCAGTCCTACCGGCCACCGCTCAAGGGCATGGACGATGAGGACCCGTACCCCATCCGCGCCCGGCACCGGACCAAGATGACCGCATATCGGATCGATGACCGCGTGGACGCTCACCTGCGGTGGTCGAGAACTTCTTCGCTCGGCAAGCTGACCGTGAGCCGCGACGACACTCGCGCCACCCTGACCCACGCCGGCCGCAAGGCACGCGAAGCCGCCGCGGAAGCCGTCACGGACTCCCTGAAGGAGCTCGCACAAGAGGTACAGACCCAGGTCCAGGCGATCGGCACCACGAGGTTTGGCGATCTGCGGCCAGGCCTGGACACGTCGCTGAGCAACACCCAGGGGAACCTGGCGCTCTTCGACGGCGCCGTCCCCCTGACCAACTTCGGGCTTGGGACCAGGCGCCTGACTGGCGCTGCGACCCAGCAGCTCGCGAACCAAGGAACCGCCACCCTGCTGGTCGACGAAGTCGAGCACGGCCTAGAGCCGCACCGGCTCGTCCACCTTCTGCGACACCTGCGAACCAGCGACGCGTTCTCCCAGGTTTTCGTGACCACGCATTCGCCAACAGCGCTGATGCACCTCGAGCCGGAGGACCTGGTCATGGTCCGCTCTTCCGGCGGACTAACCGATCTGAAACCGCTCGACGAACCCGCCGAGCTCCGCCCCCTGCTCAAGGCCTGCCCCGAGGCGTTCCTGGCTCGGCGCGTCGTCATCAACGAGGGCAAGACTGAGTACGGGGTAGTCCTCGAGCACCTGGAGGAGTGGGACGCAGACACGGAGTCGGACGCGGTGCCATCGGCCGCGTTGGGCGTGGTCGCAGTCGAGGGGAACGGCGGAACCGGCTCGGCGAACCGCGCAGCCCAGTTCCTGAATCTCGGCTACGACGTCGTGCTGTTTGTTGATAGCGACGACGAGAATGCCAATAACCTTGCCGACCAAGTCGCAGCTGACGGAGCCTCAGTCATTCGGTGGGAGGGTTGCCACAGTATTGAGACAGCTGTGTGCGCGGAACTGACCGAGGCGGGGCTGACCGCCTTCATCGAGGCCGCGATCGAAGTCGCAGATGACCCTGAATCCGCGCTCACGGTCTACGCGAATGCGCTTGTGGCCAATGGTGCGCCCGACAGCTCAGCGGGTGCCGAAACGCTGGATGTGAGCACCTGGGCCGCGACCGGGCTCGATCTGCACCAGGCGCGCGACATCGTAGGCAAAACCGCCAAGGGGAAGAAGAATGTGAGGGGATGGTTCAAGCGGGTCGACAAGGGCCGTCGGCTGGGCCGGTTCATCCTCGACTCGACGGACCTCGAAGGTGGAGAGGTGGAGTCAAAGATCGGCGCGCTCCGCGGGGCCATCTACGCACCCGCGGAGGCCGCAAAGAAGACAGTTGTTAGCGAGCAGACGACGGCCAGCTTGGAGGAGCCCGCCGGCACCGAAGGACAAGCCGGGGACCAAGCCGCTGGCCCGCCTGACGAAGATTCCGCTACCCAGGAGCCCTAG
- the cysS gene encoding cysteine--tRNA ligase: MTLRLFDTATREVRDFRPLREGEVSVYVCGLTVQSEPHVGHVRSGVNFDVLRRWLEVRGYAVSFIRNVTDIDDKILAKAAAAGRPWYAHAQLMHRQLTAAYASLNVEPPTYEPAATGHVPEMLELIEELIGRGHAYAAEDGSGDVYFDVRSWPAYGELTRQGIDDMEAAADADPRGKRDPRDFALWKGHKEGEPLTASWPSPWGRGRPGWHIECSAMAGKYLGDAFDIHGGGFDLRFPHHENEQAQSRAAGRDFASYWMHNAWITTAGEKMSKSLGNTLSIPVILEEFRGIDLRYYLVAAHYRSHVEFSFEALAEAAAGFARVEGFLERAAATGSLDLPASLLDVLPDAFVAAMDDDLGTSTAVGVLHDAVREGNKALAAGDAAAARVHGVAVRAMLAVLGLDPADEAWPTPSADAGLTAAVDVLVAGLLEERAAARAAKDFAAADAIRDRIKAAGIEVTDTPDGATWTIA, translated from the coding sequence GTGACGCTCAGGCTCTTCGACACCGCGACCCGCGAGGTCCGTGACTTCCGACCCCTCCGCGAGGGCGAGGTCAGTGTCTACGTCTGTGGTCTCACGGTGCAGTCGGAGCCCCACGTGGGCCACGTCCGCTCGGGCGTGAACTTCGACGTGCTGCGGCGCTGGCTGGAGGTGCGCGGCTACGCGGTGTCCTTCATCCGCAACGTCACCGACATCGACGACAAGATCCTGGCGAAGGCCGCGGCGGCGGGGCGGCCCTGGTATGCCCACGCCCAGCTGATGCACCGGCAGCTGACGGCGGCGTACGCGTCCCTCAACGTCGAGCCGCCCACCTACGAGCCGGCGGCGACGGGCCACGTGCCCGAGATGCTGGAGCTGATCGAGGAGCTGATCGGCCGCGGGCACGCGTACGCCGCGGAGGACGGCTCCGGCGACGTCTACTTCGACGTGCGGTCGTGGCCGGCCTACGGCGAGCTGACGCGCCAGGGCATCGACGACATGGAGGCGGCTGCCGACGCCGACCCGCGCGGCAAGCGCGACCCGCGCGACTTCGCCCTCTGGAAGGGCCACAAGGAGGGCGAGCCGCTCACCGCGTCGTGGCCCTCCCCGTGGGGCCGTGGCCGTCCGGGGTGGCACATCGAGTGCTCGGCGATGGCGGGGAAGTACCTCGGTGACGCCTTCGACATCCACGGCGGTGGCTTCGACCTGCGCTTCCCCCACCACGAGAACGAGCAGGCCCAGTCGCGTGCCGCGGGGCGTGACTTCGCGTCGTACTGGATGCACAACGCGTGGATCACCACCGCCGGCGAGAAGATGAGCAAGTCGCTCGGCAACACGCTGTCGATCCCGGTGATCCTGGAGGAGTTCCGGGGCATCGACCTGCGCTACTACCTGGTGGCGGCGCACTACCGCTCCCACGTGGAGTTCAGCTTCGAGGCGCTCGCGGAGGCGGCGGCCGGGTTCGCCCGCGTCGAGGGCTTCCTCGAGCGGGCGGCGGCGACGGGGTCGCTCGACCTGCCGGCGTCGCTGCTCGACGTGCTGCCCGACGCGTTCGTGGCGGCGATGGACGACGACCTCGGCACGTCGACGGCGGTCGGCGTGCTGCACGACGCCGTCCGCGAGGGCAACAAGGCGCTGGCCGCCGGCGACGCTGCCGCGGCCCGTGTCCACGGTGTGGCGGTCCGCGCCATGCTGGCGGTGCTCGGCCTCGATCCCGCCGACGAGGCGTGGCCGACGCCGTCGGCCGACGCGGGCCTGACCGCGGCGGTGGACGTGCTCGTGGCCGGCCTGCTCGAGGAGCGGGCGGCGGCACGGGCGGCGAAGGACTTCGCGGCCGCGGACGCGATCCGCGACCGCATCAAGGCGGCCGGCATCGAGGTCACCGACACGCCCGACGGGGCGACCTGGACGATCGCGTGA